One region of Micromonospora ureilytica genomic DNA includes:
- a CDS encoding urease subunit gamma, translated as MFLSPHEQDRLLVHVAADVARARRERGLRLNYPEAVAVITAFLLEGARDGRSVVDLMSAGRTVLGRDDVQDGIPELLREVQVEATFPDGTKLVTVHHPIP; from the coding sequence GTGTTCCTCAGCCCGCACGAGCAGGACCGCCTGCTCGTCCACGTCGCGGCCGATGTCGCCCGCGCCCGCCGCGAACGCGGCCTGCGCCTCAACTACCCCGAAGCCGTCGCGGTGATCACCGCGTTCCTCCTCGAAGGGGCCCGCGACGGGCGGTCGGTGGTCGACCTGATGTCGGCCGGCCGGACGGTGCTCGGCCGCGACGACGTCCAGGACGGCATCCCCGAGCTGCTGAGGGAGGTGCAGGTGGAGGCGACGTTCCCGGATGGCACCAAGCTGGTGACGGTGCACCACCCGATCCCGTGA
- a CDS encoding urease subunit beta has product MIPGEILPAADPVEINVGRPLTTLLVVNTADRPVQVGSHYHFAEANPALSFDRGAAWGQRLAVPAGTSVRFEPGISRTVDLVPLGGARIVPGLRAECAGALDPPPHAVAADGSSR; this is encoded by the coding sequence GTGATCCCCGGGGAGATCCTGCCGGCGGCCGACCCGGTCGAGATCAACGTGGGGCGTCCGTTGACCACGCTGCTCGTGGTCAACACCGCCGACCGCCCGGTGCAGGTCGGCTCGCACTACCACTTCGCCGAAGCCAACCCGGCGCTGTCGTTCGACCGGGGCGCGGCGTGGGGGCAGCGGCTCGCCGTTCCGGCGGGCACCTCGGTCCGGTTCGAGCCGGGCATCAGCCGCACCGTCGACCTCGTTCCGCTCGGCGGCGCGCGGATCGTGCCGGGCCTGCGCGCAGAGTGCGCGGGAGCGTTGGACCCGCCGCCGCACGCGGTCGCGGCCGACGGGTCGTCGCGGTGA